A window from Tenacibaculum singaporense encodes these proteins:
- a CDS encoding nucleotide pyrophosphohydrolase, with protein MNIQDAQKQVDDWIKNHGVRYFNELTNMAQLTEEVGEVARIIARRYGEQSEKESDKNKDLGEELADVMFVVLCLANQTGVNLQEAFDKKLDIKTKRDHDRHHNNKKLQ; from the coding sequence ATGAATATACAAGACGCACAAAAACAAGTAGATGATTGGATTAAAAATCACGGAGTTCGTTACTTTAACGAGTTAACAAATATGGCGCAACTAACAGAAGAAGTTGGAGAAGTAGCTCGAATTATTGCGCGTCGTTATGGAGAACAAAGTGAAAAAGAAAGTGATAAAAACAAAGATTTAGGGGAAGAATTGGCCGATGTAATGTTTGTTGTGTTGTGTTTGGCAAACCAAACAGGCGTAAACTTACAAGAAGCCTTTGATAAGAAGCTAGATATTAAAACTAAAAGAGATCACGATCGTCATCACAATAACAAAAAACTACAATAA
- a CDS encoding VOC family protein: protein MNLNQVTIPSIDVYASVVFYKKLGLHLIVDASPRYVRFEVPDGDATFSIHQVESLPKGEGITLYFEDENLDVLVEKLQEKGIQFTQLPKDQTWLWREAHLLDPDGNKLILFKAGEHRKNPPWRIN from the coding sequence ATGAATTTAAATCAAGTAACAATTCCGTCTATAGATGTATATGCATCTGTTGTATTTTATAAAAAACTAGGCTTGCATCTTATTGTAGATGCAAGTCCTAGATATGTCCGGTTTGAAGTGCCAGATGGAGATGCAACTTTCTCAATTCATCAAGTAGAGAGTTTACCTAAAGGAGAAGGAATTACATTGTATTTTGAAGATGAGAATTTAGATGTGTTAGTAGAAAAATTACAAGAAAAAGGAATTCAATTCACCCAATTACCCAAAGATCAAACATGGTTATGGAGAGAAGCCCATTTGTTAGATCCAGATGGTAATAAATTAATTCTGTTTAAAGCAGGAGAGCATAGAAAAAATCCGCCTTGGCGAATCAATTAA
- a CDS encoding MDR family MFS transporter: MKKLYFNYLNTFKGLSNEVWWLSLITLINRAGTMVIPFLSLYLTKSLQFTLKDVGWIMTCFGLGSVLGSWLGGKLTDKIGFYKVMKTSLFLTGLLFIALQFVNTFAGFCIGIFLVMLVADTFRPAMFVALSTYSKPENKTRSVTLIRLAINLGFSAGPAVGGLIITSLDYSGLFWVDGVTCILATVLLVNVLNPKKAKVLDEIKVENPQSVFSDKAFWVFFVGMFIFGFIFLQYFSTMPLYYKDVHHLTELEIGLLMGLNGFFIFLLEMPLIKWLEESKYTKEFLMFFGLLLTGLSFVVINLTGWVGILIVGMLFMTIGEMIAFPFSNAFVMERAKKGNQGEYMAYYSIAFSMSHIFGHNSGMQLIDNIGFDNTWNFMIVLSGIGVLFLLMLVRIVKREKVIA, translated from the coding sequence ATGAAAAAACTATACTTTAACTATTTAAACACCTTTAAAGGGCTCTCAAACGAAGTTTGGTGGCTTTCATTAATAACTCTGATAAACAGAGCAGGAACCATGGTGATTCCGTTTTTATCATTGTACCTAACTAAGAGCCTACAGTTTACTTTAAAAGATGTAGGGTGGATTATGACTTGTTTTGGGTTAGGGTCTGTATTAGGATCTTGGTTAGGAGGTAAGTTAACCGATAAAATAGGTTTTTATAAAGTAATGAAGACTAGCTTGTTTTTGACGGGGTTACTTTTTATAGCCTTACAATTTGTAAATACTTTTGCAGGTTTTTGTATTGGTATTTTCTTAGTAATGTTAGTAGCAGATACGTTTAGACCAGCTATGTTTGTTGCATTAAGCACATATAGTAAACCAGAAAATAAAACACGTTCGGTAACGCTAATTCGTTTAGCAATTAACTTAGGTTTCTCAGCAGGTCCTGCAGTAGGTGGATTAATTATAACCTCGTTGGATTATAGTGGGCTGTTTTGGGTAGATGGAGTGACTTGTATTTTAGCTACTGTTTTATTAGTGAATGTATTAAACCCTAAGAAAGCAAAAGTTTTAGATGAAATAAAAGTAGAAAATCCACAATCGGTATTTTCAGATAAAGCTTTTTGGGTGTTCTTTGTAGGGATGTTCATTTTCGGATTTATTTTCTTACAATACTTCTCAACAATGCCTTTATATTACAAAGATGTTCATCATTTAACTGAGTTAGAAATAGGCTTATTAATGGGGCTTAATGGATTCTTTATCTTCTTATTAGAAATGCCTCTTATTAAATGGTTAGAAGAAAGTAAGTATACCAAAGAATTTTTAATGTTTTTTGGTTTATTATTAACAGGATTAAGTTTTGTTGTAATTAACTTAACCGGTTGGGTAGGAATTTTAATTGTAGGGATGTTATTTATGACCATAGGAGAGATGATCGCATTTCCTTTTTCAAATGCCTTCGTAATGGAACGTGCAAAAAAAGGAAACCAAGGAGAATACATGGCATATTATAGTATTGCATTTTCTATGTCACACATATTTGGACACAATTCAGGAATGCAATTAATTGATAATATTGGGTTTGATAACACATGGAATTTTATGATTGTATTATCGGGAATAGGAGTGTTATTTTTATTAATGTTAGTACGAATTGTTAAAAGAGAAAAAGTAATAGCATGA
- a CDS encoding cyclase family protein, with protein MIATIEYNSRKYKIDLSKPQDISIAIDTSKENVNAWYLDDPKIFPVSDGNWIGSVQQGADVNFNNIQFNPHSHITHTECVGHITEEVYSVNKELSKFFFLAEVVTIAPEQLKNKDFVISKKQLQNVLGNKKRDAIVIRTLPNLSDKKSMRYSNTNPTYLLEEGAIYLKEKGIEHLLIDLPSVDKEKDEGKLLAHNAFWNTQGEIRMQATITEFIYVSNKIKDGTYFLNLMVAPFENDATPSKPTLYEII; from the coding sequence ATGATCGCAACAATTGAATATAACTCAAGAAAGTACAAAATAGATTTATCAAAACCACAAGACATTTCAATAGCTATTGATACCTCAAAAGAAAATGTAAATGCTTGGTATTTAGATGATCCTAAAATTTTCCCTGTTTCTGATGGGAATTGGATAGGAAGTGTACAACAAGGAGCAGATGTAAACTTTAATAATATCCAGTTTAATCCTCACTCACATATTACACATACCGAATGTGTGGGGCATATTACAGAAGAAGTTTATTCAGTAAACAAAGAGCTATCAAAATTTTTCTTCTTAGCTGAAGTAGTGACTATTGCTCCAGAACAGTTAAAAAATAAGGACTTTGTAATTTCAAAAAAACAATTACAAAATGTTTTAGGAAACAAAAAGCGCGATGCAATTGTAATCAGAACCTTACCAAACCTTTCAGACAAAAAATCGATGCGGTATTCAAATACAAATCCAACCTATTTGTTAGAAGAGGGTGCTATATACTTAAAAGAAAAAGGAATAGAACATTTACTAATTGATTTACCATCGGTAGACAAAGAAAAAGACGAAGGAAAATTGTTAGCACATAATGCTTTTTGGAATACACAAGGAGAAATTAGAATGCAGGCAACGATAACAGAGTTTATATATGTATCCAATAAAATAAAGGATGGAACCTACTTTTTAAACTTGATGGTAGCGCCATTTGAAAACGACGCTACACCCAGTAAACCTACACTTTACGAAATTATTTAA
- the hemW gene encoding radical SAM family heme chaperone HemW: MAGIYLHIPFCKQACYYCDFHFSTSLKKKEELVSCLVKELELRKEELQNEEIETIYFGGGTPSLLSFEELRLLIDTIYQNYVVIANPEITLEANPDDLSEEKIIELSKTPVNRLSIGIQSFFEEDLQLMNRAHNAQEAKNCLSVATRYFDNITIDLIYGVPNMSNERWRENLQIAFDFGINHISSYALTVEPKTALDSFIKQGKYPDVDETVAKEHFDVLVAETTKNGFVHYEISNFGKPNYFSKHNTSYWLGKKYIGIGPSAHSFNKTHRSWNVANNAKYIKAIQEGKLPLEEEKLTKKDQFNEYLMTGLRTIWGVSLEKIEEDFGEEFRKNLLKNAKKFIQQGLLVITNEVLKTTEKGKFLADGLASELFII; the protein is encoded by the coding sequence TTGGCAGGAATTTATCTACATATCCCATTTTGTAAGCAAGCATGTTATTATTGCGATTTTCACTTTTCTACTTCATTAAAAAAGAAAGAGGAGTTAGTTTCTTGCTTGGTGAAAGAGCTAGAATTGCGAAAGGAAGAGTTACAAAATGAAGAAATAGAAACGATTTATTTTGGAGGAGGAACCCCAAGTTTGTTGTCATTTGAAGAATTGAGGTTGTTAATAGATACTATTTATCAAAACTATGTAGTAATAGCCAACCCAGAAATTACCTTAGAAGCGAACCCAGATGATTTATCAGAAGAAAAAATAATTGAATTATCTAAAACCCCTGTTAATCGCTTAAGCATAGGAATACAATCTTTTTTTGAAGAAGATTTACAATTGATGAATCGAGCTCATAATGCACAAGAAGCAAAAAACTGCTTGTCTGTCGCGACACGCTACTTTGATAATATTACTATTGATTTGATTTACGGAGTTCCGAATATGAGTAATGAACGTTGGAGAGAAAATTTGCAAATTGCTTTTGATTTCGGAATCAATCATATTTCATCATATGCGTTAACGGTAGAACCTAAAACAGCATTAGATTCATTTATCAAGCAAGGAAAATATCCTGATGTTGACGAAACAGTAGCCAAAGAACATTTTGATGTTTTGGTAGCAGAAACCACTAAAAACGGATTTGTACATTACGAAATTTCCAATTTTGGAAAACCAAATTATTTTTCAAAACACAATACAAGTTACTGGCTAGGGAAAAAATATATAGGCATTGGTCCATCAGCACACTCGTTTAATAAAACACACCGTAGTTGGAATGTAGCTAACAATGCAAAATATATAAAAGCAATTCAAGAAGGAAAACTCCCTTTAGAAGAAGAAAAACTCACTAAGAAAGATCAGTTTAATGAATATTTAATGACAGGATTAAGAACCATTTGGGGAGTGTCGTTAGAGAAAATTGAGGAGGATTTCGGGGAAGAGTTTAGAAAAAACCTCCTTAAAAATGCTAAGAAATTTATCCAGCAAGGGCTACTAGTCATTACAAATGAAGTTTTGAAGACTACAGAAAAAGGAAAGTTCTTAGCAGATGGATTAGCTTCTGAATTATTTATTATTTAA
- the ruvC gene encoding crossover junction endodeoxyribonuclease RuvC, which produces MKTEKIILGIDPGTSIMGFGIIKVVGKKMEFVQMNELLLKKYDDHYLKLKIIFERTIELIDTYNPDEIALEAPFYGKNVQSMLKLGRAQGVAMAAGLSRQIPVTEYAPKKIKMAITGKGTSSKEQVALMLKSLLNLKVLPKNLDATDGLAAAVCHFYNSGTKVGGKNYTGWAAFVKQNPGKVK; this is translated from the coding sequence TTGAAGACAGAAAAAATTATATTAGGGATTGACCCAGGAACTTCCATTATGGGATTTGGAATTATAAAGGTAGTAGGTAAAAAGATGGAATTTGTTCAAATGAATGAATTGCTCTTAAAAAAATATGACGATCATTATTTAAAACTCAAAATTATTTTTGAACGAACCATTGAATTGATTGATACTTACAATCCAGATGAAATAGCGTTGGAAGCTCCTTTTTATGGGAAGAATGTACAATCTATGTTGAAATTAGGACGCGCACAAGGAGTGGCCATGGCAGCAGGATTGTCAAGACAAATACCAGTAACGGAGTACGCACCTAAGAAAATAAAAATGGCCATTACAGGAAAAGGAACTTCAAGTAAAGAACAGGTAGCCTTAATGTTAAAATCGTTATTGAATTTAAAAGTGCTACCTAAAAACTTAGATGCAACGGATGGTTTAGCAGCTGCGGTGTGTCATTTTTATAATTCAGGAACAAAAGTAGGAGGTAAGAACTATACAGGTTGGGCAGCGTTTGTAAAGCAGAATCCAGGAAAAGTGAAATAA
- the ade gene encoding adenine deaminase, producing MIVQGNIVDIQNKRIFKGEVEVKEGKIIQIREVENAVENYILPGFIDAHIHIESSMLVPSEFAKIAVTHGTVATVSDPHEIANVLGVKGVNFMIENGKKVPLKFNFGAPSCVPATSFESAGAVIDSEEIKKMMENPDIKYLAEMMNYPGVIYQDEEVLKKIAWAKHYNKPVDGHAPGLRGEDLDKYIAAGIYTDHECFTYEEGLEKLEKGMKVIIREGSAAKNFEALIDLLPEHYENMMFCSDDKHPDDLLLGHINQLCEHAVAKEIDVFKVLQAACINPVEHYNLDVGTLNEGDDADFIVVKDLQKFEVLQTYINGELVAEKGKSFVEHVDFEVLNNFDTDKKNVADFEFHSASEKLRVIEALDGELMTNEIEADSLIKEGNLVSDVANDVLKMTVVNRYQNAEPSIAFIKNFGLKEGAIASSVGHDSHNIIAVGVSDELICKAVNLLIENKGGVCAVTSSEEKVVPLPVAGIMSDKPAVEIGKAYAELDVMAKQLGSKLRAPYMTLSFMALLVIPSLKLSDKGLFDGNTFKFTSLEVK from the coding sequence ATGATTGTACAGGGAAATATAGTCGACATACAAAATAAACGAATCTTTAAAGGAGAAGTTGAGGTTAAAGAAGGAAAGATTATACAGATTAGAGAAGTAGAAAATGCTGTAGAAAACTATATTTTACCTGGATTTATTGATGCACATATCCATATTGAAAGTTCAATGTTAGTACCATCAGAGTTTGCTAAAATAGCAGTAACACATGGTACGGTAGCAACAGTATCTGATCCACATGAAATAGCCAATGTATTAGGGGTTAAAGGTGTGAATTTCATGATTGAAAACGGAAAAAAAGTTCCGTTAAAATTCAATTTTGGAGCGCCGTCTTGTGTACCAGCGACTTCTTTTGAAAGTGCAGGAGCAGTAATTGATTCAGAAGAAATCAAAAAGATGATGGAGAATCCTGATATCAAATATTTAGCAGAAATGATGAATTACCCGGGAGTTATTTATCAAGATGAAGAAGTGTTGAAAAAAATCGCTTGGGCAAAACATTACAACAAACCAGTAGATGGTCATGCACCTGGACTAAGAGGTGAAGATTTAGATAAATACATAGCGGCAGGAATTTATACCGACCACGAATGCTTTACCTATGAAGAAGGATTGGAGAAGTTAGAAAAAGGGATGAAAGTTATTATCCGTGAAGGAAGTGCTGCAAAAAACTTTGAAGCATTAATTGATTTACTACCTGAGCATTATGAGAATATGATGTTCTGTTCTGATGATAAGCATCCAGATGATTTGTTATTAGGACATATCAACCAATTATGTGAGCACGCAGTAGCGAAAGAAATAGATGTTTTTAAAGTATTGCAAGCTGCCTGTATAAATCCGGTAGAGCATTACAATTTGGATGTTGGGACTTTAAACGAAGGAGATGATGCTGATTTTATTGTGGTGAAAGACTTACAAAAGTTTGAAGTACTACAAACGTATATTAATGGTGAATTAGTAGCTGAGAAAGGAAAATCATTTGTAGAGCATGTAGATTTTGAAGTGTTGAATAATTTTGACACTGATAAAAAAAATGTTGCTGATTTTGAGTTCCATTCAGCATCTGAAAAGCTTCGAGTGATAGAAGCTCTAGACGGAGAATTGATGACGAATGAGATTGAAGCTGATTCGTTGATAAAAGAAGGAAATTTAGTTTCTGATGTAGCAAACGATGTGCTAAAAATGACGGTAGTAAATCGTTATCAAAATGCAGAACCTTCGATTGCGTTTATCAAAAACTTTGGATTAAAAGAAGGGGCGATAGCGAGTTCTGTAGGACATGATTCTCATAATATTATTGCTGTAGGAGTATCGGATGAATTGATTTGTAAGGCGGTAAATTTATTGATTGAAAATAAAGGAGGCGTTTGCGCTGTAACATCTTCTGAAGAAAAAGTAGTTCCGCTTCCCGTTGCAGGAATCATGTCAGATAAACCAGCAGTTGAAATAGGAAAAGCCTATGCAGAATTGGATGTGATGGCAAAACAATTAGGTAGTAAATTACGAGCTCCGTATATGACCTTATCTTTTATGGCATTGTTGGTAATTCCATCCTTAAAACTATCAGACAAAGGCTTGTTTGATGGGAACACATTTAAATTTACTTCTTTAGAAGTTAAATAA
- the pckA gene encoding phosphoenolpyruvate carboxykinase (ATP) yields MTNLDTKTISLDNLGIKDATVRYQLTSDELHDITIEKEQGVETSFGALAVKTGEFTGRSPMDRFIVKDDITKDQVWWGDINIPFDSEKFDKLYDKVTNYLSNKEVFVRDSYACADEDYKLNIRVVNEYPWSNMFAYNMFLRPTAEELKNFSPEWTVVNAPGFMADPEVDGTRQHNFAILNFTRKVALIGGTGYTGEIKKGIFSALNFILPVFKNTLPMHCSANVGKEGDTAIFFGLSGTGKTTLSTDPNRSLIGDDEHGWTAENTIFNFEGGCYAKVIDLSQEKEPEIYGAIKRGAILENIVMDDKGNVDFADTSITQNTRVSYPIYHIENIQTPSKGANPKNIFFLTADAFGVLPPISKLTPGQAAYHFISGYTAKVAGTEAGINEPLPSFSACFGAPFMPLHPTRYAEMLSKKMQEAGVNVWLINTGWTGGAYGTGSRMKLKYTRAMITEALEGNLENVEFVQHPIFGLSMPTTCENVPDEVLNPKQTWADKDAYDAKAMELANSFRKNFAQFEEMASEEIIKGGPIA; encoded by the coding sequence ATGACAAATCTTGATACGAAAACGATATCGTTAGATAACTTAGGCATAAAAGACGCTACGGTTCGTTATCAATTAACTTCAGACGAGTTACACGACATCACTATTGAAAAAGAACAAGGAGTAGAAACCAGTTTTGGAGCATTAGCTGTTAAAACAGGTGAGTTCACAGGTCGTTCTCCAATGGATCGTTTTATTGTTAAAGACGATATAACTAAAGACCAAGTTTGGTGGGGAGATATTAATATTCCTTTCGATTCAGAAAAATTTGACAAGCTATACGATAAAGTAACAAACTATTTATCAAATAAAGAGGTATTTGTACGTGATAGTTATGCATGTGCAGATGAAGATTACAAACTAAATATTCGTGTTGTAAACGAATATCCATGGAGTAACATGTTTGCATACAACATGTTTTTACGTCCTACAGCTGAGGAGTTAAAAAACTTTTCTCCAGAGTGGACAGTAGTAAACGCTCCTGGTTTTATGGCAGATCCTGAGGTAGATGGAACGCGCCAACACAACTTTGCTATCTTAAACTTTACTAGAAAAGTAGCATTAATTGGTGGTACTGGATACACAGGAGAAATTAAAAAAGGTATTTTCTCTGCGTTGAACTTTATTTTACCAGTATTTAAAAACACATTACCAATGCACTGTTCTGCAAACGTTGGTAAAGAGGGGGATACTGCTATTTTCTTTGGATTATCAGGAACAGGTAAAACTACCTTATCTACCGATCCAAATCGTAGTTTGATTGGTGATGATGAGCATGGTTGGACTGCTGAAAACACTATCTTCAACTTTGAAGGAGGATGTTATGCAAAAGTAATCGACTTATCTCAAGAGAAAGAACCAGAGATTTACGGAGCAATTAAAAGAGGAGCAATCCTTGAAAATATTGTAATGGACGATAAAGGAAATGTAGATTTTGCAGATACATCAATTACACAAAATACACGTGTAAGTTACCCTATTTATCACATTGAAAATATTCAAACACCTTCAAAAGGTGCAAACCCAAAGAATATCTTCTTCTTAACAGCAGATGCTTTTGGAGTATTGCCTCCAATCTCTAAATTAACACCAGGGCAGGCAGCATATCACTTTATTTCTGGATACACAGCAAAAGTAGCAGGTACAGAGGCAGGAATTAACGAACCATTACCAAGTTTCTCAGCTTGTTTTGGAGCTCCATTTATGCCATTACACCCAACACGTTACGCTGAAATGTTAAGTAAGAAAATGCAAGAAGCAGGTGTAAACGTTTGGTTAATTAATACTGGATGGACAGGTGGTGCTTACGGTACTGGTAGCAGAATGAAATTAAAGTACACTCGTGCTATGATTACAGAAGCTTTAGAAGGTAATTTAGAAAATGTTGAATTTGTACAACACCCAATTTTTGGATTATCAATGCCAACTACTTGTGAAAATGTTCCTGATGAAGTATTAAATCCAAAGCAAACATGGGCAGACAAAGATGCTTATGATGCAAAAGCTATGGAATTAGCGAATTCATTTAGAAAGAACTTTGCTCAGTTTGAAGAAATGGCAAGTGAGGAAATTATTAAAGGAGGACCAATAGCGTAA
- a CDS encoding DUF423 domain-containing protein encodes MYKNLTTTGGLGVIAVILGAFGAHALKTRLTPEALDSFETAVRYQFFHVFLLLFVNMFTEFTNKEKNKISYFLIAGILLFSGSIYLIHLANVPAKAIWFITPLGGILLIVGWSLLTYSFFKKVIKS; translated from the coding sequence ATGTATAAAAATTTAACAACGACAGGGGGTTTAGGAGTGATTGCTGTTATTTTAGGAGCTTTTGGAGCTCATGCTTTAAAAACAAGATTAACACCAGAAGCTTTAGATAGTTTTGAAACAGCTGTACGTTATCAGTTTTTTCATGTGTTTTTATTACTTTTTGTAAACATGTTTACTGAGTTTACTAACAAAGAAAAGAACAAGATTAGCTATTTTTTAATAGCTGGAATTTTATTGTTTTCAGGATCAATTTATCTAATCCATCTAGCGAATGTTCCTGCAAAAGCAATTTGGTTTATAACACCATTAGGAGGAATACTATTAATAGTGGGTTGGAGTCTATTAACATATAGTTTTTTTAAAAAAGTTATTAAAAGTTAA
- a CDS encoding saccharopine dehydrogenase family protein produces the protein MRNILIIGAGRSSSSLIKYLLDKSSQENLHITIGDVSLESAQSKVNNHSNATAIQLDVFNAEERSQAIQKADIVISMLPARFHIEVAKDCITYGKHMVTASYISDEMKALDKEAKAKGLVFMNEIGLDPGIDHMSAMQVIDRIKEQGGKMLLFESFCGGLVAPESDTNLWNYKFTWNPRNVVLAGQGGASMFIQEGTYKYIPYQKLFRRTEFLTINGSGKFEAYANRDSLKYRSIYGLEDIKTMYRGTIRKVGFSRAWNVFVQLGMTDDTYTIEDSENMSYRDFTNLFLAYSPSDSVELKFRSYAKIDQDDLMWDKFVELDIFNPNKKVGLKNATPAEILQKILMDSWTLEAEDKDMIVMHHIFGYQYKEDKYQIESSMVIKGDDQTYTAMAKTVGLPVAMATVRILNGDITTPGVQLPINKEVYEPILKELEDYGINFVEKEVPYLGYNPESIKG, from the coding sequence ATGAGAAATATATTGATAATTGGTGCTGGTAGATCAAGCTCTTCACTTATAAAATATTTATTAGATAAATCTTCACAAGAAAACCTACATATTACTATTGGTGATGTTTCATTAGAAAGCGCTCAATCTAAAGTTAACAATCATTCAAATGCTACAGCAATACAGTTAGATGTTTTTAACGCCGAGGAACGCTCACAAGCAATTCAAAAAGCTGACATTGTTATCTCAATGTTACCTGCTCGTTTTCATATTGAAGTAGCTAAAGATTGTATTACTTACGGAAAGCACATGGTTACCGCCTCATATATTTCTGATGAAATGAAAGCGTTAGATAAAGAAGCTAAAGCTAAAGGCTTAGTATTTATGAACGAAATTGGTTTGGATCCAGGAATCGATCACATGAGTGCTATGCAAGTTATTGATCGTATAAAGGAACAGGGAGGCAAAATGCTATTATTTGAATCTTTTTGTGGCGGATTGGTAGCACCTGAAAGTGATACTAATTTATGGAATTATAAATTTACTTGGAACCCAAGAAATGTAGTATTAGCTGGTCAAGGTGGAGCTTCAATGTTTATTCAAGAAGGAACCTATAAGTATATTCCGTATCAAAAACTGTTTAGACGAACTGAATTTTTAACCATTAATGGTAGTGGAAAATTTGAAGCGTATGCTAACCGTGATTCTTTAAAATATAGAAGTATTTATGGTTTAGAAGATATTAAAACCATGTACAGAGGAACAATTCGTAAAGTTGGATTTTCTCGTGCTTGGAATGTATTTGTTCAATTGGGAATGACTGATGATACTTATACTATTGAAGATTCTGAAAACATGAGCTATCGTGATTTTACAAATCTTTTCTTAGCCTATTCTCCTTCAGATTCTGTTGAATTAAAATTCCGTTCATATGCAAAGATTGATCAAGATGATTTAATGTGGGATAAATTTGTAGAGTTAGACATCTTCAATCCGAATAAAAAAGTAGGGTTGAAAAACGCAACTCCAGCTGAAATTTTACAAAAAATATTGATGGATTCTTGGACTCTTGAAGCTGAAGATAAAGATATGATTGTAATGCACCATATTTTTGGATACCAATACAAAGAAGACAAGTACCAAATTGAAAGTAGTATGGTGATTAAAGGTGATGACCAAACTTATACTGCAATGGCTAAAACTGTTGGTTTACCTGTAGCCATGGCTACGGTACGTATTTTAAATGGTGATATTACTACTCCTGGTGTACAATTACCAATCAACAAAGAAGTATACGAACCAATTTTAAAAGAGTTGGAAGATTACGGAATTAATTTTGTTGAAAAAGAAGTGCCTTATTTAGGATATAACCCTGAGAGTATAAAGGGATAA
- a CDS encoding Crp/Fnr family transcriptional regulator, translated as MAKSILIEHIKGYTSFSEKELTEILSFFNCQSYKKKEVLLSTNKRCDKLFFVAKGCLQLYFIDNLGYKKTTQFALENWWLTDFLAFQNQKRSNFTIETVENSIVLSISSSKYTELLNQFPLLEKYFRNIYETAYGAALMRLKYINSYSKEEMFFRFREDFPEFVQRVPQYLLASFLGLTPEYLSEIKRK; from the coding sequence ATGGCTAAAAGTATTTTAATAGAACATATTAAAGGTTACACTTCTTTTTCAGAAAAAGAACTAACTGAAATACTTTCTTTTTTTAACTGTCAGTCCTATAAAAAAAAAGAAGTTTTATTATCTACAAATAAACGTTGTGATAAACTGTTTTTTGTTGCTAAAGGCTGTTTACAATTATATTTTATTGATAATTTAGGCTACAAAAAAACAACACAGTTTGCTCTAGAGAATTGGTGGTTAACTGACTTTTTAGCTTTTCAAAACCAAAAACGTTCTAACTTTACTATAGAGACAGTTGAAAACTCTATAGTTTTATCAATCTCTTCCTCAAAATATACTGAGTTATTAAATCAATTTCCTTTATTAGAAAAATACTTCCGAAATATTTATGAAACCGCTTACGGAGCTGCTTTAATGCGTTTAAAATACATAAACAGCTATTCTAAAGAAGAAATGTTTTTTAGATTTAGAGAAGACTTTCCTGAGTTTGTGCAACGAGTACCCCAATATTTATTAGCAAGCTTCTTAGGGTTAACTCCTGAATATTTAAGTGAAATTAAAAGAAAATAA